Proteins encoded together in one Sinorhizobium meliloti window:
- a CDS encoding glutathione S-transferase family protein: MLTIYGVYRSRASRNYWMAGELGLPFRSVPVVQARRVADPLAADAPLNTKSPGFLAINPMGLIPAIEDDGLVLTESLANNLYLARKHGGPLAPADIREEGQIGNWTMWAATEVEPHAVKIVLAYDSGIEDTPEGRAEIAACARSLEKTFSVLETHLADRDYVVGDRFTVADLNLAEVFRYTMSQTDLFERHRQVKAWLARCQSRPAFKAMMEERLKEPE, encoded by the coding sequence ATGCTGACGATCTATGGAGTTTACCGTTCGCGCGCGTCGCGCAACTACTGGATGGCGGGGGAACTCGGCCTGCCCTTCCGGTCGGTGCCGGTTGTCCAGGCGCGCCGGGTCGCCGATCCGCTGGCCGCGGATGCCCCCCTGAATACGAAGTCACCGGGCTTCCTCGCCATAAACCCGATGGGCCTCATACCCGCGATCGAGGATGACGGGTTGGTGCTGACCGAGTCGCTCGCCAACAATCTTTATCTCGCCCGCAAACACGGCGGACCACTGGCACCGGCCGATATCCGGGAGGAAGGGCAGATCGGCAACTGGACGATGTGGGCGGCGACCGAGGTCGAGCCGCATGCGGTGAAGATCGTTCTCGCCTATGACAGCGGGATCGAGGACACGCCGGAAGGGCGGGCGGAGATCGCGGCCTGCGCCCGCTCCCTTGAAAAAACCTTTTCCGTACTCGAAACGCACCTCGCCGATCGCGACTACGTTGTGGGTGACCGCTTTACCGTCGCGGACCTCAATCTTGCGGAGGTTTTCCGCTACACGATGAGCCAGACGGACCTTTTCGAAAGGCACCGCCAGGTCAAGGCCTGGCTGGCGCGCTGCCAATCCCGCCCCGCCTTCAAGGCGATGATGGAGGAACGGCTGAAGGAACCGGAATAA